In Arthrobacter sp. MN05-02, the genomic stretch GGGTCAACATCCAGCTGTCGTTCTGGGCCGCCATCTGGGCACTGGCCGTCGGCACCGTGCTGGCCCTGTTCCGCATCTCCCCCATCCCCAGCCTGCAGTGGTTCGGGGCGGCGTACGTCAACATCTTCCGGAACACCCCGCTGACGATCATCCTCGCGTTCGGGTTCCTCGGTCTGTTCTCCGTCATGCAGATCAGCCTGGCGAGTGACCTCAACCTCAGTTTGTTCCGGATCGCCATCGTGGGGCTGGCGCTCTACCATGCGGCCTTCGTCTGCGAGGCGATCCGCAGTGGCGTGAACACGGTCCCGCTCGGCCAGGCCGAAGCGGCGCGGGCCATCGGGCTCAGCTTCCTGCCCGCCGCGCGCCTCATCATCCTGCCGCAGGCGTTCCGCGGGGCGATCGCCCCGCTGGGCAATGTGCTGATCGCCCTCATCAAGAATTCGACCGTCGCCGCGGCCGGCTCGGTCGCCACCGAGTCCTCCGGCCTCATGAAGACCATGATCGAGTTCCGGTCCGACCTCGTGATCCCGATCTTCCTCACCTTCGCCCTCGGCTTCGTGATCCTGGTGATCCCGATCGGTCTCCTGACCACCTGGGCCTCACGGAAACTGGCGGTGGCACGATGAGCGCCCAACAGGTCCTGTTCGACGCCCCTGGCCCGCGTGCCCGGCGCAATATCCTGATCGGCAACATCGTGGGTGTGCTGGTCGTCCTCGGCATCCTCGCCTGGGTGGTCTCCGCACTGGCGGCCAAGGGCCAGCTGGCCGGGAGCATGTGGGCGCCCTTCCTCGAGTCGAGGACCTGGGAGTTCTTCATCCTGCCCGGGCTGCTCAACACCCTGAAGGCCGCCGGCATCTCGATCGTCACCTCGGTCCTCTTCGGGCTGGTCTTCGGTGTCGGGCGGCTCTCGCACTCCGCGCCGATCCGCTGGTTCGCCGGGCTGGTCGTGGAGGTGCTGCGGGCGGTACCCGTGCTGCTCATGATGATCTTCTTCTGGCTGGCGCTCGGCAGTTCGGGAGCCGTCCAGCCGCAGGACGCACCGCTGATCGCGGTGGTCATCGCACTGACGCTGTACAACGGGTCGGTCATCGCCGAGCTGGTGCGCTCCGGCGTGCACGGCCTGCCGAAGGGCCAGCGCGAGGCGGGCATGGCGATCGGCCTGACCAGGAACCAGTCACTGCGCACCATCGAGGTGCCGCAGGCCCTGATCGCCATGCTGCCGGCCCTGATCAGCCAGTTCGTGGTGATCCTGAAGGACTCCGCGCTGGGCTTCATCATCACCTATCCGGAGCTGCTGCAGTTCACGCGGCGTCTGGGGGTGGGTGAGGGCAACGTGATCCCGTCGCTGTTCGTCGCCGCCGCGATCTTCATCGCCATCAACTTCGCGCTCTCCTCGCTGGCGACCCGCCTCTCCACGCTCCTGAGCTTCCGGACGAAGGGGCGCAAGCCGGCCGCGAAGGGCGCCATCGCGATGGATGCCGCCTCCACCTGAGCAGGCGCCGCACCGCAGGTCGAGTCAGGTCAGGTCAGGACAGCCATTCGGTCAGGGCGCGGAGGCACTCGCGCACCGCGTCGGCCTGCACGTGCTCGTCGTCGGTGTGCGCGAGCAGTGCGTCACCCGGACCGAAGTTGACCGCCGGTATGCCGAGGGCGCTGAACCGGGCTACGTCGGTCCAGCCGTACTTCGGCTTCGGCTCGGCGCCGACGGCCGCCACGAACGCCGCCGCCGCCGGATGCTGGAGGCCGGGCCTCGCTCCGGCGGCGGCGTCGGTCCGCTCGACGGAGAAGCCGTCGAGCAGCGCCCGGACGTACTGCTCCGCCTGCTCGGGCGTCTTGTCCGGCGCGAAGCGGTAGTTCACCTCGATGACCGTGCTGTCCGGGATCACGTTGCCGGCCGTGCCGCCGCTGATCTTCACCGCGTTCAGGCTCTCCCGGTAGTCGAGTCCGTCGACACGGACGGTCGCCGGCTCGTGGTCGCGGAGCCGTACGAGGATCTCGGCGGCACCGTGGATGGCATTCTCCCCCATCCAGGCGCGGGCGGAGTGGGAGGCCTTCCCGGTGACGCGAACGTCGAAGCGCGCGGTGCCGTTGCATCCTCCCTCCACCGTGCCGTCCGTGGGTTCCAGGAGGACCGCGAAGTCCGCCTCCAGCCACTCCGGATAGGAGACGGCGACGCGGCCCAGCCCGCTGAGCGAGGCCTCGACCTCCTCATGGTCGTAGAAGATGAAGGTGATGTCGCGGCTCGGCGCGCTGAGCGCTGCAGCGAGCGCGAGCTGCACGGCCACGCCACCCTTCATGTCCGTCGCCCCCCGGCCGAAGAGCAGGTCGCCTTCCCACGTGGACGGGACCGTCCCCCTCGACCCGGGGGTGGTGGGCAGGGGCACGGTGTCCAGATGGCCGGCGAGGATGACCCGCTCGGCGCGTCCGAGCCGCGTCCGCGCCAGCACGCAGTCGCCGTCGCGGACCACCTCGAGGTGCTGCAGGGCGCGCAGTGCCTGCTCCACGGCGTCGGCGATGCCCGCCTCGTTGCCCGAGACGCTCTCGAAGTCGATCAGTCGGGCTGTGAGCCGGGCGACGTCGGAGGCCAGGTCGAGCTCCGTGGTGGATGGCTGAATCATGCTGCAACCCTATCGCTCGGTAGACTGCTGCCCATGACTCCTCCTACGCCCAGCCCTTCCCTGCCCGGAGCTTCCCAGCGTGTGGCCGGTGGTACCGGCCTCGCGACGGTGGCCTCGGACGGCACCGTCCTGGACACGTGGTTCCCCGCCCCCTGGCTCGGAGCGGATCCGATGGACGCCGCCGCGCAGCAGGAGCTGCGGAACACCCTGGAGTCGCTCGCCCGTTCCGGGTCCGACGACGCGCGGCAGGTGACCCAGCGGGTCGCCGACCTCACGGTGGATCCGGACGACGCCCCGGCCGGGACCGAGGACGCGTACCTGAGGCTGCACCTGCTCTCCCATCGGCTCGTCGAGCCCAACACCATCAACCTCGACGGCATCTTCGGGCTCCTGGCCAACGTGGTCTGGACGAACCATG encodes the following:
- a CDS encoding glutamate ABC transporter permease; this encodes MSAQQVLFDAPGPRARRNILIGNIVGVLVVLGILAWVVSALAAKGQLAGSMWAPFLESRTWEFFILPGLLNTLKAAGISIVTSVLFGLVFGVGRLSHSAPIRWFAGLVVEVLRAVPVLLMMIFFWLALGSSGAVQPQDAPLIAVVIALTLYNGSVIAELVRSGVHGLPKGQREAGMAIGLTRNQSLRTIEVPQALIAMLPALISQFVVILKDSALGFIITYPELLQFTRRLGVGEGNVIPSLFVAAAIFIAINFALSSLATRLSTLLSFRTKGRKPAAKGAIAMDAAST
- a CDS encoding succinyl-diaminopimelate desuccinylase, whose product is MIQPSTTELDLASDVARLTARLIDFESVSGNEAGIADAVEQALRALQHLEVVRDGDCVLARTRLGRAERVILAGHLDTVPLPTTPGSRGTVPSTWEGDLLFGRGATDMKGGVAVQLALAAALSAPSRDITFIFYDHEEVEASLSGLGRVAVSYPEWLEADFAVLLEPTDGTVEGGCNGTARFDVRVTGKASHSARAWMGENAIHGAAEILVRLRDHEPATVRVDGLDYRESLNAVKISGGTAGNVIPDSTVIEVNYRFAPDKTPEQAEQYVRALLDGFSVERTDAAAGARPGLQHPAAAAFVAAVGAEPKPKYGWTDVARFSALGIPAVNFGPGDALLAHTDDEHVQADAVRECLRALTEWLS
- a CDS encoding ABC transporter permease; the encoded protein is MENYLSLFETYDVPAAFWVNIQLSFWAAIWALAVGTVLALFRISPIPSLQWFGAAYVNIFRNTPLTIILAFGFLGLFSVMQISLASDLNLSLFRIAIVGLALYHAAFVCEAIRSGVNTVPLGQAEAARAIGLSFLPAARLIILPQAFRGAIAPLGNVLIALIKNSTVAAAGSVATESSGLMKTMIEFRSDLVIPIFLTFALGFVILVIPIGLLTTWASRKLAVAR